A window of Mangifera indica cultivar Alphonso chromosome 11, CATAS_Mindica_2.1, whole genome shotgun sequence contains these coding sequences:
- the LOC123229220 gene encoding probable inactive leucine-rich repeat receptor kinase XIAO: MSKHSATPHFFLLMVTFSALLYAVYSRTHPGDLKVLKDLKKGLDPSSIAAGSCLSSWDFSLDPCDYLFSEHFTCGFRCDRVVAGAFRVTEITLDPVGYSGSLTSTDWNLPYAQNLDISDNSFSGSVPCSLSRLTRLHRLSLSGNSLSGEIPDSLGSLSHLEELYLDKNHFQGPIPVSFNDLKSLKRLEIQQNNISGEFPFLGSLKNLYFLDASDNNFTGEFPSALPSSLVELSIRNNNLEGYLPENVRDLKYLQVLDLSHNKLSGTIVSVLFDHPSLQQLTLSHNNFTFLQVPSNMGLTSKLIALDLSFNELRGFLPAFMASMPKLSALSLEHNKFTGMIPSQYALKVAVPGGNASSFERLLLGGNYLFGPIPGVLMGMKPGYANVSLVDNCLYRCPDTFFFCQGGNQKSFVDCKSFAPMIP, encoded by the coding sequence ATGTCGAAACACTCGGCTACACCACATTTCTTTTTACTTATGGTCACATTTTCTGCCTTGCTTTACGCTGTCTATTCAAGAACCCACCCAGGAGACTTGAAAGTCCTCAAAGATCTGAAAAAGGGGCTAGACCCCAGCTCCATAGCTGCTGGATCATGCTTGAGTTCATGGGACTTCTCATTGGACCCATGTGACTACCTCTTCAGTGAACACTTCACATGTGGGTTCAGGTGCGACAGAGTCGTCGCCGGCGCATTCCGAGTCACTGAGATCACTCTTGACCCGGTTGGATACTCGGGTTCTCTCACTTCTACCGACTGGAACCTTCCATACGCACAAAACTTAGATATTTCTGACAACTCCTTCTCTGGCTCAGTTCCCTGTTCACTCTCCAGGTTAACTCGTTTACATCGACTCAGTCTCTCCGGAAACTCCCTTTCAGGTGAAATACCTGATTCTCTTGGATCACTCTCTCATCTTGAAGAACTTTATCTCGACAAGAACCATTTTCAGGGACCGATACCGGTAAGTTTCAACGATTTGAAGAGCTTGAAACGActagaaattcaacaaaacaacatttccgGCGAGTTTCCTTTTCTGGGTTCTCTcaaaaacttgtattttctTGATGCAAGTGATAATAACTTCACTGGAGAATTTCCCTCTGCATTGCCATCATCGCTTGTCGAGCTCTCGATTCGTAACAACAACTTGGAAGGATATCTCCCAGAGAATGTGAGAGACTTGAAGTACTTACAAGTTCTTGATCTCAGCCACAACAAGCTATCTGGTACTATTGTTTCAGTTCTGTTTGATCATCCTTCTTTACAACAACTCACTCTCTCCCACAACAACTTCACGTTTTTACAAGTTCCAAGTAACATGGGCTTAACTAGTAAGTTAATTGCTCTGGATTTAAGCTTTAACGAGCTCCGAGGTTTTTTACCAGCTTTCATGGCTTCAATGCCAAAGTTGTCAGCTCTTTCCTTGGAGCATAACAAGTTCACAGGAATGATACCATCACAGTATGCTTTGAAAGTAGCTGTTCCAGGGGGTAATGCGTCGTCGTTTGAGAGGTTGTTATTGGGTGGGAATTATTTGTTCGGACCCATACCTGGTGTTTTAATGGGCATGAAACCGGGTTATGCGAATGTGAGTTTAGTGGATAACTGTTTGTATAGGTGCCCTGACACTTTCTTCTTCTGTCAAGGTGGGAATCAGAAGTCTTTTGTTGATTGTAAGAGCTTTGCTCCTATGATTCCATAA
- the LOC123229775 gene encoding uncharacterized protein LOC123229775 isoform X2 encodes MGALAPISPWLPEDDLLLKNSIEAGASLESLAKGAVLFSRKFTVQELQARWHSLLYDPVVSAEASFHMIDFERSAPTLPSKFSRAGNSKENRKFSGNEEEPLSGNCMLSHPMPNHYGLQELNLDNMAHAFPELDGGTVGENGCLAHGFHGELVHPVDEDFVMQHDNIQEDIPDIFEENPPFTRHGPGLEDLGQPKLPGLFGAEHLDANPPSAYGQIHNDPGNVCSEFEGNQVFHAPIPECNGSFQNLEYPSPLPEMPIWKAVEEISTPAIPVDDSLREKDMHTGDTFALNDDGGEDTSAPGCDFVHADSNLKIQMSCDDSKSPAASTENYLAELSNSLLNFTNDELLLMDVDGKEIIDKTYYDGLSLLLSSPNEVNEDRLPTAEQETPATLSNSCGILPTESVGKVQMQSSASALDPHPELVDGIICCTLNTEDPDIPSNDDVFLLIHTHRPSSPIATQRNFKEVGNPISSSVRDFRSSQSSNEGNPVLMLRDQENLVQSHVSSEMIGSQVIPEKRQLHLVLDCGVKFKSPHLASRTSAIASGGSKQINAVNIGTDALQHARLKEENEEIALVKDLGCSLMDSFPEKPAIGSDGYKSHERNASGIKQELDALEAIQDRQASNAEAGSINIPDSEPVINPPTSEIELSIESDDDVPYFSDVEAMILDMDLDPDDQDLYEQEVSKYQHEDSKKAIMRLEQGANAYMQRAIASHGAFAILYGRYSKHYIKKPEVLLGRGTEDVIVDIDLGRKGRANKISRQQAIISMDKVGSFHLKNLGKFSISVNSKEVAPGQSLTLNSSCLIEIRGMPFIFETNQTCTKRYLDSISKEKPNS; translated from the exons ATGGGAGCTCTCGCTCCAATTTCTCCTTGGTTACCAGAAGATGACCTTCTGCTAAAAAACTCTATTGag GCTGGTGCTTCCTTGGAATCACTTGCTAAAGGTGCGGTGCTTTTCTCCAGGAAATTCACTGTTCAAGAACTGCAAGCTAGGTGGCATTCTCTTCTTTATGATCCAGTTGTTTCTGCTGAGGCTTCTTTTCACATGATTGATTTTGAGCGTTCTGCACCCACTCTACCATCAAAATTCAGTAGAGCtggaaattcaaaagaaaacagaaaattttctG GAAATGAAGAAGAACCTCTATCTGGAAACTGCATGCTGAGCCATCCAATGCCAAATCATTATGGACTACAAGAATTGAATTTGGATAATATGGCGCATGCTTTTCCTGAACTGGATGGTGGAACTGTTGGTGAGAATGGTTGCCTAGCTCATGGTTTTCATGGGGAACTTGTTCACCCAGTTGATGAAGATTTTGTTATgcagcatgataatattcaagaAGATATTCCTGATATATTTGAAGAGAATCCTCCTTTTACAAGGCATGGCCCTGGGCTTGAGGATTTGGGTCAACCAAAACTTCCTGGCCTGTTTGGAGCAGAACATTTAGATGCAAATCCACCATCTGCCTATGGACAAATTCATAATGATCCAGGAAATGTTTGTTCTGAGTTTGAAGGTAACCAGGTCTTTCATGCACCTATTCCTGAGTGCAATGGTTCATTTCAGAACTTGGAGTACCCATCTCCACTTCCTGAGATGCCAATCTGGAAAGCAGTTGAAGAGATATCAACTCCAGCTATTCCAGTTGATGACAGCCTTAGAGAAAAAGATATGCATACTGGAGATACATTTGCACTTAATGATGATGGTGGTGAGGACACAAGTGCACCAGGATGTGACTTTGTCCATGcagattcaaatttaaagataCAGATGTCATGTGATGATTCAAAAAGTCCTGCTGCTAGCACAGAAAATTATCTGGCTGAATTGTCTAATTCTCTTCTCAACTTTACAAATGATGAACTCCTCCTTATGGATGTTGATGGAAAAGAAATAATTGATAAGACTTACTATGATGGTCTTTCACTTTTGTTGAGTTCACCAAATGAGGTCAATGAAGACCGCTTGCCCACTGCAGAACAAGAGACACCGGCTACCCTATCAAATTCATGTGGTATACTTCCTACAGAGTCAGTTGGAAAAGTCCAAATGCAATCTTCTGCATCTGCTCTGGATCCTCATCCTGAACTGGTTGATGGAATTATTTGCTGCACATTGAACACGGAAGATCCAGATATTCCTTCCAATGATGATGTTTTCCTACTCATTCATACACACCGTCCCTCATCTCCCATTGCTACCCAGCGCAATTTTAAAGAAGTTGGTAATCCAATTTCTAGCTCTGTTAGGGACTTTCGAAGCAGCCAAAGTTCTAATGAAGGAAATCCAGTCTTGATGCTGAGAGATCAGGAAAACCTTGTACAATCTCATGTCTCATCTGAAATGATTGGATCACAGGTGATACCAGAAAAACGTCAACTGCACTTGGTTCTTGATTGTGGAGTTAAATTTAAGTCCCCACATTTGGCATCTAGAACTTCAGCTATTGCTTCTGGTGGTTCCAAACAAATTAATGCAGTGAATATTGGCACAGACGCTCTTCAGCATGCAAGACTGAAGGAAGAGAATGAGGAGATAGCATTGGTGAAGGATCTTGGTTGTTCCTTGATGGATTCTTTTCCAGAGAAGCCAGCTATTGGCTCTGATGGCTACAAAAGCCATGAAAGAAATGCTAGTGGCATTAAACAGGAATTAGATGCTCTGGAAGCTATTCAAGATCGTCAAGCATCAAATGCAGAAGCAGGATCTATAAATATCCCTGATTCAGAACCTGTCATAAATCCTCCAACTTCAGAGATAGAGCTATCAATTGAGAGTGATGATGATGTACCATATTTTTCTGATGTTGAGGCAATG ATACTTGATATGGACTTGGATCCAGATGACCAGGATTTATATGAGCAGGAAG tCTCAAAATATCAGCATGAAGATTCTAAGAAGGCGATTATGAGGCTTGAACAGGGTGCTAATGCTTACATGCAAAGAGCCATTGCTTCTCATGGAGCCTTTGCCATTTTGTATGGCCGCTATTCAAAGCATTATATTAAGAAACCAGAG GTTTTACTTGGTAGAGGTACAGAGGATGTTATTGTTGACATTGACTTAGGAAGAAAAGGGCGTGCAAATAAAATATCTCGACAGCAG GCAATCATAAGTATGGACAAAGTTGGAtcttttcatttgaaaaatctCGGCAAGTTTTCAATATCAGTAAATAGCAAGGAAGTAGCCCCTGGACAGAGTCTGACCCTTAATTCCAGTTGTTTGATTGAG ATAAGGGGAATGCCATTCATATTTGAGACAAACCAAACTTGCACAAAACGGTACCTGGATAGCATCTCCAAAGAAAAACCAAATTCATGA
- the LOC123229775 gene encoding uncharacterized protein LOC123229775 isoform X1, giving the protein MGALAPISPWLPEDDLLLKNSIEAGASLESLAKGAVLFSRKFTVQELQARWHSLLYDPVVSAEASFHMIDFERSAPTLPSKFSRAGNSKENRKFSGKRKVETVRSCYYALHKRIRNEPFNPMDLSFLVAHGNENFLGNEEEPLSGNCMLSHPMPNHYGLQELNLDNMAHAFPELDGGTVGENGCLAHGFHGELVHPVDEDFVMQHDNIQEDIPDIFEENPPFTRHGPGLEDLGQPKLPGLFGAEHLDANPPSAYGQIHNDPGNVCSEFEGNQVFHAPIPECNGSFQNLEYPSPLPEMPIWKAVEEISTPAIPVDDSLREKDMHTGDTFALNDDGGEDTSAPGCDFVHADSNLKIQMSCDDSKSPAASTENYLAELSNSLLNFTNDELLLMDVDGKEIIDKTYYDGLSLLLSSPNEVNEDRLPTAEQETPATLSNSCGILPTESVGKVQMQSSASALDPHPELVDGIICCTLNTEDPDIPSNDDVFLLIHTHRPSSPIATQRNFKEVGNPISSSVRDFRSSQSSNEGNPVLMLRDQENLVQSHVSSEMIGSQVIPEKRQLHLVLDCGVKFKSPHLASRTSAIASGGSKQINAVNIGTDALQHARLKEENEEIALVKDLGCSLMDSFPEKPAIGSDGYKSHERNASGIKQELDALEAIQDRQASNAEAGSINIPDSEPVINPPTSEIELSIESDDDVPYFSDVEAMILDMDLDPDDQDLYEQEVSKYQHEDSKKAIMRLEQGANAYMQRAIASHGAFAILYGRYSKHYIKKPEVLLGRGTEDVIVDIDLGRKGRANKISRQQAIISMDKVGSFHLKNLGKFSISVNSKEVAPGQSLTLNSSCLIEIRGMPFIFETNQTCTKRYLDSISKEKPNS; this is encoded by the exons ATGGGAGCTCTCGCTCCAATTTCTCCTTGGTTACCAGAAGATGACCTTCTGCTAAAAAACTCTATTGag GCTGGTGCTTCCTTGGAATCACTTGCTAAAGGTGCGGTGCTTTTCTCCAGGAAATTCACTGTTCAAGAACTGCAAGCTAGGTGGCATTCTCTTCTTTATGATCCAGTTGTTTCTGCTGAGGCTTCTTTTCACATGATTGATTTTGAGCGTTCTGCACCCACTCTACCATCAAAATTCAGTAGAGCtggaaattcaaaagaaaacagaaaattttctGGTAAGAGAAAAGTAGAAACTGTCCGCAGTTGTTATTATGCTTTGCATAAGAGAATTCGAAATGAACCTTTTAACCCTATGGATTTGAGTTTTCTTGTTGCACATGGCAATGAAAATTTCTTAGGAAATGAAGAAGAACCTCTATCTGGAAACTGCATGCTGAGCCATCCAATGCCAAATCATTATGGACTACAAGAATTGAATTTGGATAATATGGCGCATGCTTTTCCTGAACTGGATGGTGGAACTGTTGGTGAGAATGGTTGCCTAGCTCATGGTTTTCATGGGGAACTTGTTCACCCAGTTGATGAAGATTTTGTTATgcagcatgataatattcaagaAGATATTCCTGATATATTTGAAGAGAATCCTCCTTTTACAAGGCATGGCCCTGGGCTTGAGGATTTGGGTCAACCAAAACTTCCTGGCCTGTTTGGAGCAGAACATTTAGATGCAAATCCACCATCTGCCTATGGACAAATTCATAATGATCCAGGAAATGTTTGTTCTGAGTTTGAAGGTAACCAGGTCTTTCATGCACCTATTCCTGAGTGCAATGGTTCATTTCAGAACTTGGAGTACCCATCTCCACTTCCTGAGATGCCAATCTGGAAAGCAGTTGAAGAGATATCAACTCCAGCTATTCCAGTTGATGACAGCCTTAGAGAAAAAGATATGCATACTGGAGATACATTTGCACTTAATGATGATGGTGGTGAGGACACAAGTGCACCAGGATGTGACTTTGTCCATGcagattcaaatttaaagataCAGATGTCATGTGATGATTCAAAAAGTCCTGCTGCTAGCACAGAAAATTATCTGGCTGAATTGTCTAATTCTCTTCTCAACTTTACAAATGATGAACTCCTCCTTATGGATGTTGATGGAAAAGAAATAATTGATAAGACTTACTATGATGGTCTTTCACTTTTGTTGAGTTCACCAAATGAGGTCAATGAAGACCGCTTGCCCACTGCAGAACAAGAGACACCGGCTACCCTATCAAATTCATGTGGTATACTTCCTACAGAGTCAGTTGGAAAAGTCCAAATGCAATCTTCTGCATCTGCTCTGGATCCTCATCCTGAACTGGTTGATGGAATTATTTGCTGCACATTGAACACGGAAGATCCAGATATTCCTTCCAATGATGATGTTTTCCTACTCATTCATACACACCGTCCCTCATCTCCCATTGCTACCCAGCGCAATTTTAAAGAAGTTGGTAATCCAATTTCTAGCTCTGTTAGGGACTTTCGAAGCAGCCAAAGTTCTAATGAAGGAAATCCAGTCTTGATGCTGAGAGATCAGGAAAACCTTGTACAATCTCATGTCTCATCTGAAATGATTGGATCACAGGTGATACCAGAAAAACGTCAACTGCACTTGGTTCTTGATTGTGGAGTTAAATTTAAGTCCCCACATTTGGCATCTAGAACTTCAGCTATTGCTTCTGGTGGTTCCAAACAAATTAATGCAGTGAATATTGGCACAGACGCTCTTCAGCATGCAAGACTGAAGGAAGAGAATGAGGAGATAGCATTGGTGAAGGATCTTGGTTGTTCCTTGATGGATTCTTTTCCAGAGAAGCCAGCTATTGGCTCTGATGGCTACAAAAGCCATGAAAGAAATGCTAGTGGCATTAAACAGGAATTAGATGCTCTGGAAGCTATTCAAGATCGTCAAGCATCAAATGCAGAAGCAGGATCTATAAATATCCCTGATTCAGAACCTGTCATAAATCCTCCAACTTCAGAGATAGAGCTATCAATTGAGAGTGATGATGATGTACCATATTTTTCTGATGTTGAGGCAATG ATACTTGATATGGACTTGGATCCAGATGACCAGGATTTATATGAGCAGGAAG tCTCAAAATATCAGCATGAAGATTCTAAGAAGGCGATTATGAGGCTTGAACAGGGTGCTAATGCTTACATGCAAAGAGCCATTGCTTCTCATGGAGCCTTTGCCATTTTGTATGGCCGCTATTCAAAGCATTATATTAAGAAACCAGAG GTTTTACTTGGTAGAGGTACAGAGGATGTTATTGTTGACATTGACTTAGGAAGAAAAGGGCGTGCAAATAAAATATCTCGACAGCAG GCAATCATAAGTATGGACAAAGTTGGAtcttttcatttgaaaaatctCGGCAAGTTTTCAATATCAGTAAATAGCAAGGAAGTAGCCCCTGGACAGAGTCTGACCCTTAATTCCAGTTGTTTGATTGAG ATAAGGGGAATGCCATTCATATTTGAGACAAACCAAACTTGCACAAAACGGTACCTGGATAGCATCTCCAAAGAAAAACCAAATTCATGA